The DNA region TTCATGCAAATATTCTGCGATAAAATTCAGAAATGGAATAATAATCTTTGATCTGGACAATGGCGGCAACGGTACACTCAGATCTAGGCGGTGCAACGAAGAGAGAGGCGGAGAGAGTGGTGAGAGACGGCTGTGCAACGGAGAGAGGAGTGAGAGACGGCGATggaggggagagagagaggtgaGGGAGCGGATCTGAGAGGGAACGGAGAGAGAGAGGCGATGGAGGGGAGAGAGGGTGAGGGAGAAGAGAGGAGTGAGGGAGAAATACAAGTCATAAACCTAATATATTTTAGtgtagctacgaattgtaatttacaaaatcactttagctactaaatataaacaaattaaaagatagttattatcaataattacctcttAGGGGTAGCTTTGCCCTTACCTCTTACCTCAGCTGGCAAGTGTGCCCTTCAACTTTGGGTGcacacaagtaggcacctcaacttgtataaaattgaacacgtaaacacaaatgctgacgtggcaCATAACTTTACGAGGTGTACTTTATACcagttgaggtgtctagatgatcattttgtaagttagaGTGTTCAACTGACAAAGTGGTGACAAGCTGAGGtgtctacttgtgcacaccTAAAGTTGGAGGGCACACTTGCcagctgaggccaagtttgagggcatgtttatgtattatgccatatttcttttaagaaataCACCCTACATTATAAATGATAAGTAACATAATACTGGTCCCAAATTTGTAGAAACGTTTCGTACATCTAAAATAGTATGAGAAATCAATTATTTgagataaatgaaaaaaataaaagaaaaggcaaTTTGACTATTAATAGGTTCAATTAGTGATTAATTTAGAAAGCTCAACTTGGAACATTCAATTAAGGTACATGAATGccaaaaagtaaaagaaaaagaacagcGACGTCTGTTGTGCGTGCATCCATTAATTTTATTAGTCCTACTACAGTTACAACCTTATCGATCACTTGATATGTTCAGAAACAAAACATGAGTTCTAATTAAACAGCAAAATTAATAAGGAATAAGACTTGGGTTAATTACTCACCTTATAAAGCAGATGAATTAATGTTCATTTAATTATATGTATAACTTTCATAAAAGCATTATCTTGAAGTGCAAGTAATAAATGCAACATCTAAATAACCAGCTCTTCTGGTACGTAGGAAAAGAGCTAACATCACAGAATTTCAATGTCCGTTTCCATTTTGCAGTAAAGTAACTGATGGTTTAATTAGCAAAgtttcataaatatattaaactTCCAATTAAGTAGGAATTCAATTAGCCATGCAAACAAGTTAattttcttcttatatataCGTAACTCTAATAGTCCAGGATATATCAGATTTTGGGGAGTAAGAGATTGATTAAAAATTCCGAGGCTAACTTTATACTTTGCCTTACTAAATTAAGGCATTAGGTAAGCTTGACACTTCAAGTTCTTGTTCTTCTTTGAGATTGTGTAAAACAAAATTTATGTTGCAAGTTAGCTAGCGAAATATTACTTTAACATTTTCTACGAGGATgcttgtcttatttttcatcTAACTAATTTCacttattataagcaaattagGTGATATGATagagtaaaagaaaaaagttacaCTGCTAgtataaaaagttttttttggatatttttttttcttttattcttataatagctttaattcttttttggtgCTTGTGGATAAAGGACAGGTGTCGAAGACGCAgaagcaaaatattaaatactTTGCAGAAAAAAGAGATGACACTTGGTTTATTAGCCTTATTATCAACATTATTTTGGGGTTTAGAGAGCCactctcctcctcctcctccttcttctgaACATTTCGATGCCATAGTTGCAATAGATGGAAGTGGAGATTTCAAGACCATAACAGAGGCATTACAAGCAGCTCCTAATAACAGTGAAACAAGATACTACATCAAGATTAAAGAGGGGACATATAATGAATCTGTTTTTATTGataaacataaaactaacaTTACATTCATTGGTGAAGGAGTGGACCGTACCATCATAACGGGATCTAAAAGCAATGGGACTGGCTTCCAAACAAGCGACACAGCTACAGCAGGTCAGTTGGCTAATGACCTATCTCCTTTTTATAAAGATCTTTCTTTGTTCCAAGGATCTCTCTACCTCCTCctgtattttaatttgttacagtaaattatttatattattttcgaGGTTACTAATTCCACTTGTTATGAACCATTACATAACTTATAAAATAtctttgtatttaaaaattatatgcaCTATCAGATAATTGAAGAAGGACCTAACTATACTCTTTATTATTTTGGTTGACcaaatattacaaaaaaatctttttacgTTGTCACTCTATAGAAGTTAAACTTCCAAAACCATTCATAAAGAACATGCAGAATATAGTACTACCAAAAGAGAGATTAACAATCCTAGCACTGCATGCACTAATATAAtgtaattatttgaattatcatgaaatatcacttaatagttCATCTCTTTTTCTCTAACAGATGTACATGGCTATGGATTCATAGCACAAGATATCACATTCCAAAACACTGCTGGACCATCTATGCACCAAGCAGTTGCAGCGAGTATTTCAGGTGACCACGTTACATTCTACAGATGCAAGTTCGATGGGTATCAAGATACACTTTACACAAAAGAAGGTGTCCAGTTTTTCAGAGATTGTGATGTCTATGGTACTATAGACTTCATATTTGGTAACGCGAAagtcatttttcaaaattgcAATATCTATGCTAAAAGACCTGAAGATAATCAGAATGAAGTAACAATAACTGCCCAAGGAAGAAAACACAAAAACGAAGATACTGCTATCGTCCTTCAAGGTTGCACCATAAACGTCATGCAAGATCTGCGCGAGCATAAACCAAAGGTAATATTGGTTAAACTGTGTGATCAtgctatttaaaaatttaaactatttAAGAGAACACACTTTTAACtacttaattatttaataatattatatgtCAACAGGTACGAGTCTTTCTTGGAAGGTCTTGGAAAAGTCACTCTCGAACAATCATCATGTCAAGCTATCTAGATGAGTTTATCGATCCTGAAGGTTGGATTCAATGGcatggaaaaaaagaagatatatatTTTGCTGAGTATCATAACACAGGGCCAGGAGCAAACACAAGTCTCAGAGTGAACTGGGAAAGAAATATTTCAGAGAATGAAGCTTCTAATTTTACTGTTCGAAACTTTCTTCATGGATATGAATGGATACCCTCAGAAATACCAAATGCACTTGATTTAGTTTAAAAGCATCTACTCTTTCCACTTGGACAATTAAATGTGAAAATTAGCATGGTACATGACCTGCATCCCAATAATGTACTTTTGTGTTATTCCACACAAAGAATAatattcaaattatttt from Lycium ferocissimum isolate CSIRO_LF1 chromosome 2, AGI_CSIRO_Lferr_CH_V1, whole genome shotgun sequence includes:
- the LOC132047496 gene encoding pectinesterase-like; this translates as MAATVHSDLGGATKREAERVVRDGCATERGVRDGDGGERERCRRRRSKILNTLQKKEMTLGLLALLSTLFWGLESHSPPPPPSSEHFDAIVAIDGSGDFKTITEALQAAPNNSETRYYIKIKEGTYNESVFIDKHKTNITFIGEGVDRTIITGSKSNGTGFQTSDTATADVHGYGFIAQDITFQNTAGPSMHQAVAASISGDHVTFYRCKFDGYQDTLYTKEGVQFFRDCDVYGTIDFIFGNAKVIFQNCNIYAKRPEDNQNEVTITAQGRKHKNEDTAIVLQGCTINVMQDLREHKPKVRVFLGRSWKSHSRTIIMSSYLDEFIDPEGWIQWHGKKEDIYFAEYHNTGPGANTSLRVNWERNISENEASNFTVRNFLHGYEWIPSEIPNALDLV